The Bacteroidota bacterium genome has a segment encoding these proteins:
- the nuoL gene encoding NADH-quinone oxidoreductase subunit L yields the protein MVNLIGYIVLVPLAGFLLNGVLGKKINSERLSGLIGSGAVGLSFLLSASIFAGMLGSPAETRPLSVTLFQWIAAGNLSVSAAYRIDQLSIILCLIITGVGFLIHLYSIGYMHGDPGFWRFFAYLNLFIFMMLNLVLADNFLLMFLGWEGVGLCSYLLIGFWHDRPFETGGYPPGTSTTSDAARKAFIVNRIGDFGFLLAILLIFKSFGSISFGEVFPRAAAVTPAGESTIFWITLLLFVGATGKSAQIPLYVWLPDAMAGPTPVSALIHAATMVTAGVYMIARCSILYALSPATMHIVAAVGLLTAIFAATIGLVQNDIKKVLAYSTISQLGYMFLALGVGAFSSGIFHLMTHAFFKALLFLGAGAVIHAMKGEQDIQKMGGLKEAMPVTRRTFLIGALAIAGIPPLSGFFSKDAILLHAFSGGGAVFWLVGWLTAGLTAFYIFRLFNLTFEGSSRWSPGKHPHEMPGVMTVPLGVLALLSAIGGVAGIPASLGGGEWLERWLEPVFEKANARIASAGEAGLSTEYLLMVASVGIAAGGIYCAYLFYRRGTGLAARAAALFGPLYTLTLHKYYVDELYEGGVVIPVERASRSILSKGVDTGLIDGVVNGAGRLVAACANGARRLQTGVAQSYALAFVMGIILILALLALR from the coding sequence ATGGTGAACCTCATCGGCTATATCGTCCTTGTTCCGCTCGCCGGTTTTCTGCTCAACGGCGTCCTCGGAAAGAAAATCAATTCCGAGCGCCTGAGCGGGCTCATCGGGAGCGGCGCGGTCGGGCTCTCGTTCCTCCTTTCGGCTTCCATCTTCGCCGGGATGCTCGGTTCGCCCGCGGAGACCCGCCCGCTTTCGGTCACCCTGTTTCAATGGATCGCGGCGGGGAACCTGTCCGTCTCCGCGGCGTACCGGATCGACCAGCTCTCGATCATCCTCTGCCTGATTATCACCGGCGTCGGATTCCTGATCCATCTTTATTCGATCGGATACATGCACGGCGACCCGGGCTTCTGGAGGTTTTTCGCGTACCTGAACCTCTTCATTTTCATGATGCTCAACCTGGTCCTCGCGGATAATTTCCTCCTGATGTTTCTCGGGTGGGAAGGCGTGGGGCTCTGCTCCTATTTGCTGATCGGTTTCTGGCACGACCGGCCCTTCGAGACGGGAGGGTACCCCCCCGGGACCTCCACCACGAGCGACGCCGCGAGAAAGGCGTTCATCGTCAACCGGATCGGCGACTTCGGGTTCCTTCTGGCGATCTTATTGATCTTCAAATCGTTCGGGAGCATTTCCTTCGGCGAGGTCTTTCCGCGGGCGGCGGCCGTGACACCCGCCGGCGAATCGACCATATTCTGGATCACGCTCTTGTTGTTTGTCGGGGCGACCGGAAAGTCCGCCCAGATACCGCTCTATGTCTGGCTCCCCGATGCGATGGCGGGACCGACTCCGGTGAGCGCCCTGATTCATGCCGCCACGATGGTCACGGCGGGCGTCTACATGATCGCCCGCTGCTCGATTCTCTACGCTCTTTCCCCCGCGACGATGCACATCGTCGCTGCCGTCGGCCTCCTGACTGCGATCTTCGCGGCCACCATCGGGCTTGTGCAGAACGACATCAAGAAGGTCCTCGCCTACTCCACCATAAGCCAGCTCGGGTATATGTTCCTTGCGCTCGGCGTGGGGGCATTCAGTTCCGGCATTTTCCACCTGATGACTCATGCGTTCTTTAAGGCGCTTCTCTTCCTCGGGGCCGGTGCCGTGATACACGCCATGAAGGGAGAACAGGACATACAGAAGATGGGGGGGCTGAAAGAGGCGATGCCTGTCACCCGCCGTACATTCCTGATCGGGGCGCTGGCGATCGCGGGAATTCCGCCTCTCTCGGGCTTTTTCAGCAAGGACGCCATTCTTCTGCACGCCTTCTCGGGCGGCGGGGCGGTCTTCTGGCTGGTCGGATGGCTGACCGCCGGATTAACCGCCTTCTACATCTTCCGGCTCTTTAATCTGACCTTCGAAGGATCGTCGCGCTGGTCGCCCGGCAAGCACCCGCACGAAATGCCCGGAGTGATGACCGTTCCCCTCGGGGTCCTCGCGCTCCTTTCCGCCATCGGCGGAGTTGCCGGAATCCCCGCGAGCCTCGGCGGGGGAGAGTGGCTGGAACGATGGCTTGAGCCCGTCTTTGAGAAGGCGAATGCGCGGATCGCCTCCGCGGGTGAGGCCGGCCTTTCCACCGAATACCTCCTCATGGTCGCTTCGGTCGGAATTGCCGCCGGGGGAATTTATTGCGCGTATCTTTTCTACAGGAGAGGGACCGGACTTGCAGCGAGGGCGGCGGCCTTGTTCGGCCCCCTCTATACGCTCACGCTCCATAAGTATTACGTCGACGAGCTTTACGAGGGGGGTGTGGTGATCCCGGTCGAGCGGGCGTCACGCTCCATTCTCTCCAAAGGAGTCGATACCGGATTGATCGACGGGGTTGTGAACGGCGCCGGGCGCCTGGTCGCCGCATGCGCCAACGGAGCGCGCCGACTCCAGACGGGAGTCGCGCAAAGCTATGCCCTCGCCTTCGTGATGGGGATCATTCTGATCCTCGCACTCCTGGCCCTGCGATGA
- the nuoK gene encoding NADH-quinone oxidoreductase subunit NuoK has translation MGELHIPLSHYLVLSAILFTIGMLGVLIRRNAIIVFISIELMLNSVNLTLVAFSSFLGDPRGQVFVFFVMAVAAAEAAVGLAIVIALFRNKQTVNIDEINIMKW, from the coding sequence ATGGGTGAACTCCATATCCCGCTCTCCCACTACCTGGTCCTGAGCGCCATCCTGTTCACGATCGGAATGCTGGGAGTTCTCATCCGGCGGAACGCGATCATCGTGTTCATCAGCATCGAGTTGATGCTCAACTCGGTAAACCTGACGCTGGTGGCGTTCTCCAGCTTCCTCGGCGATCCCCGCGGCCAGGTGTTCGTCTTCTTCGTGATGGCCGTCGCCGCGGCCGAAGCGGCCGTGGGACTCGCGATCGTCATCGCGCTCTTCCGCAACAAGCAGACGGTGAATATCGACGAGATCAACATCATGAAATGGTGA
- a CDS encoding NADH-quinone oxidoreductase subunit J codes for MNTETLFFFLVAGLAVVSGLLVVTRANPIKSVLFLIVNFFCLAVLYLTLQAQFIAVIQIIVYAGAIMVLFLFVIMLLNLGDETRTAVKPGVAKLGAIALAAAVLAEILIGAGVLHLQSAPAQSDRAAGMGTVESVGAVLYTGYLLPFEITSILLLAAMVGVIVLAKKKPG; via the coding sequence ATGAACACCGAAACTCTCTTTTTCTTCCTCGTGGCAGGTCTCGCCGTGGTCTCCGGCCTGCTCGTCGTCACGCGGGCGAATCCCATCAAAAGCGTCCTGTTCCTGATCGTCAATTTTTTCTGCCTCGCGGTCCTCTACCTGACTCTCCAGGCCCAGTTTATCGCGGTCATACAGATCATCGTCTATGCGGGCGCGATCATGGTGCTCTTCCTGTTCGTCATCATGCTGCTCAACCTGGGGGATGAAACGCGAACGGCGGTGAAGCCGGGGGTCGCGAAACTGGGCGCCATCGCCCTCGCGGCGGCGGTCCTGGCGGAGATCCTGATCGGGGCGGGGGTCCTCCATCTGCAGAGCGCCCCGGCTCAGTCGGACCGGGCCGCGGGCATGGGGACCGTCGAATCGGTGGGCGCCGTTCTGTACACCGGTTACCTGCTGCCGTTTGAAATCACCTCGATCCTGCTCCTCGCGGCGATGGTGGGGGTGATTGTGCTGGCCAAGAAAAAACCGGGCTGA
- a CDS encoding ABC transporter permease, with translation MTKALSVARWEYLERIKSKAFILSLFLMPVIMFTVAFLPSVLATRGDTETRTIGVVDQSGSFTGALSRALVDRYKLPDGQPNYLIRDIPVDGPGGLPATIHGADSLATGEEIEGYVIIPATVMNDTVLEYRSGNIGNFKTTERLTGAVREIVTERKLRSRGLDPSVVKELTAPIELKTIKLSKTGEAEESGFTQVFFRAYVFMMMLFFLVMTSGQLLVRSILEEKSNRVVELLLSSCSSRDLMTGKILGLSALGLTQMSFWVVIGLSVSARYAITLIPLGSALILACYFALGYLLYASIFVAAGAPVSTEQEAQQITSYLVLILVIPIAVAFMVVQNPHSTMIRVLSFIPLLTPSMMALRIPIEMPPPAELASTMILLAASAAGAMWLAGKIFRTTMLLYGKRPSVGELLKLMRSR, from the coding sequence ATGACCAAGGCCCTTTCGGTCGCACGATGGGAGTATCTCGAACGGATCAAGTCCAAGGCGTTCATTCTTTCGCTCTTTCTCATGCCGGTGATCATGTTCACGGTCGCGTTCCTTCCGAGCGTGCTCGCAACCCGGGGCGATACGGAGACCCGTACCATCGGGGTGGTGGATCAATCGGGCAGTTTCACCGGCGCCCTCTCCCGTGCGCTCGTCGACCGGTACAAGCTTCCGGACGGCCAGCCCAATTACCTCATCCGCGATATTCCGGTCGACGGTCCGGGCGGCCTCCCCGCGACGATTCATGGGGCGGACTCGCTTGCGACCGGCGAAGAGATCGAAGGGTATGTGATCATCCCCGCCACGGTCATGAACGACACGGTCCTCGAATACCGCTCCGGAAACATCGGGAACTTCAAGACCACCGAACGCCTGACGGGGGCGGTCAGGGAGATCGTCACCGAGCGCAAGCTCCGCTCGCGCGGCCTCGACCCGTCGGTGGTCAAGGAATTGACCGCCCCGATCGAACTGAAGACCATCAAGCTCTCGAAAACGGGGGAGGCCGAGGAATCGGGGTTTACACAGGTGTTCTTCCGTGCCTACGTCTTCATGATGATGTTGTTTTTCCTTGTCATGACCTCCGGGCAGCTTCTTGTTCGCAGCATCCTGGAGGAGAAATCAAACCGGGTCGTGGAGCTTCTCCTCTCGTCGTGTTCCTCCCGGGACCTGATGACCGGCAAAATCCTGGGGCTGAGCGCGCTCGGGCTAACGCAGATGTCGTTCTGGGTCGTCATCGGCCTCTCCGTCAGCGCCAGGTATGCGATCACCCTGATCCCGCTGGGAAGCGCCCTGATTCTCGCCTGCTACTTCGCTCTCGGCTATCTGCTCTACGCGTCGATCTTCGTCGCCGCCGGAGCGCCGGTCTCGACGGAACAGGAGGCGCAGCAGATCACGAGCTATCTCGTCTTGATCCTCGTCATCCCGATCGCGGTGGCCTTCATGGTCGTTCAGAATCCCCATTCCACGATGATCAGGGTCCTGTCGTTCATTCCCCTTCTTACCCCCTCGATGATGGCGCTGAGGATACCGATCGAGATGCCGCCTCCCGCGGAACTGGCGTCGACGATGATCCTCCTGGCGGCCTCCGCGGCGGGGGCGATGTGGCTGGCGGGGAAGATTTTCCGTACGACGATGCTCCTCTACGGGAAGCGCCCGTCAGTGGGAGAACTCCTGAAGTTGATGCGCTCCCGTTGA
- a CDS encoding ATP-binding cassette domain-containing protein, translating to MLSVVGVRKAYSTVLAVDNVSLAVERGQILGLLGPNGAGKTTTIRMILNINPPDAGRITFDGREFTEATRDGVGYLPEERGLYRKSKVLNTILYFARLKRVEPAEAKRRAYDWLKRFDLLTAFDRRVEELSKGNQQKVQFIISIIHQPQLVILDEPFSGLDPVNQIVLKDILMELKQQGKAIIFSTHQMDQAEKLCDRICLINKGKVVLEGALGDVKNRYGKNTLLIEFTGDGSFIPSLEWVKSVHLYENFAEIELRDHERLPAIVRELAERLDLSKFEVTSPSLNAIFLGAVGSGNEQPVGRNPLP from the coding sequence ATGCTGAGCGTTGTCGGGGTCAGAAAAGCATACTCGACCGTCCTGGCGGTCGATAATGTTTCTCTGGCGGTGGAGCGGGGCCAGATCCTCGGTCTGCTCGGGCCAAACGGCGCGGGCAAGACCACCACGATCAGGATGATCCTGAACATCAACCCCCCCGATGCCGGACGAATCACGTTCGACGGCAGGGAATTCACCGAAGCCACGCGCGACGGAGTCGGATACCTGCCCGAAGAACGCGGCCTCTACCGCAAGAGCAAGGTGCTGAACACCATTCTCTACTTCGCCCGTTTGAAGCGCGTCGAGCCCGCCGAGGCGAAGCGAAGGGCCTATGATTGGCTGAAGCGATTCGATCTCCTCACCGCCTTCGACAGGAGGGTGGAGGAGCTGTCGAAAGGAAACCAGCAGAAGGTGCAGTTTATCATCTCGATCATCCACCAGCCGCAGCTGGTCATCCTCGACGAGCCGTTTTCCGGGCTCGACCCCGTGAATCAGATCGTCCTCAAGGACATCCTGATGGAGTTGAAGCAGCAGGGGAAGGCGATCATTTTTTCGACCCACCAGATGGATCAGGCGGAGAAACTATGCGACCGGATCTGCCTCATCAACAAGGGAAAGGTGGTGCTCGAGGGGGCGCTCGGCGACGTGAAGAACCGGTACGGGAAAAACACCCTGCTGATCGAATTCACCGGAGACGGGTCGTTCATCCCGTCGCTCGAGTGGGTCAAATCGGTCCACCTCTACGAGAATTTCGCCGAGATCGAGTTGCGGGACCACGAACGCCTCCCCGCGATCGTCCGGGAATTGGCGGAGCGGCTCGATCTCTCGAAATTCGAGGTCACATCGCCCTCGCTGAACGCCATCTTCCTCGGCGCGGTGGGATCGGGCAACGAGCAACCGGTGGGAAGGAACCCGCTCCCATGA
- the asnS gene encoding asparagine--tRNA ligase, whose protein sequence is MSRISIEDLPRHAGETVSIRGWLYHKRSSGKIRFLVVRDGTGILQCVMAKNAVTDEVFGVFDKLTQESSVIVTGLIKMDARAPGGCEMDLSMVEPVHIAQEYPITPKEHGVDFLMDHRHLWLRSQRQTAILRVRHHLIRAIRDFFDGRGFILLDAPIFTPAACEGTTTLFETDYFDLGKAYLTQSGQLYGEAGAAALGKVYVFGPTFRAEKSKTRRHLTEFWMVEPEVAFNDLNDNMALVEEFLEHVVSAVLGKCSQELKVLERNTSYLERVKKPLPRITYDEAIDILHKKGVQVEWGTDFGGTDETVISEQFDRPVIVHRYPARIKSFYMKRDPLNSELALAMDVLAPEGYGEIVGGSQREDDYETLLGRIKEHNLPQSAFEWYLDLRRYGSVPHSGFGLGVERTLSWICGLDHVRETIPFPRMIYRLTP, encoded by the coding sequence ATGTCACGCATTTCCATTGAGGATCTTCCCCGGCACGCCGGAGAAACCGTTTCCATCCGCGGCTGGCTGTACCATAAGAGGTCCAGCGGAAAAATTCGATTTTTGGTCGTTCGCGACGGGACCGGGATCCTTCAGTGCGTCATGGCGAAGAACGCCGTCACCGACGAAGTGTTCGGGGTGTTCGACAAATTGACGCAGGAGTCCTCCGTCATCGTGACGGGCTTGATCAAGATGGACGCGAGGGCCCCCGGGGGATGCGAAATGGACCTTTCCATGGTGGAGCCGGTTCACATCGCCCAGGAGTACCCGATCACGCCCAAGGAGCACGGCGTGGATTTCCTGATGGATCACCGCCACCTGTGGCTTCGCTCGCAGCGCCAGACCGCGATCCTCCGGGTCCGGCACCACCTCATACGGGCGATCCGTGACTTCTTCGACGGGCGCGGGTTTATTTTGCTCGACGCCCCGATATTTACTCCGGCCGCTTGCGAGGGAACGACCACCCTGTTCGAAACCGATTACTTTGACCTCGGCAAGGCCTACCTGACGCAGTCGGGTCAGCTCTACGGCGAGGCGGGGGCGGCGGCGCTTGGAAAGGTGTACGTGTTCGGTCCGACGTTCCGGGCGGAGAAATCGAAGACCCGGCGGCATCTGACGGAGTTCTGGATGGTCGAGCCGGAGGTGGCGTTCAACGACCTGAACGACAACATGGCGCTGGTGGAGGAGTTCCTCGAACATGTCGTTTCCGCGGTGCTGGGAAAGTGCTCCCAGGAGCTGAAGGTGCTGGAGCGGAATACGTCCTATCTGGAACGCGTGAAGAAACCGCTCCCCCGGATCACCTACGACGAGGCCATCGACATCCTCCACAAGAAAGGCGTGCAGGTGGAGTGGGGTACCGATTTCGGGGGAACGGATGAAACCGTGATCTCGGAACAATTTGACCGTCCGGTCATCGTCCACCGCTACCCGGCCAGGATAAAATCGTTTTACATGAAGCGTGATCCGCTCAATTCTGAGCTCGCGCTTGCCATGGACGTGCTGGCCCCCGAGGGGTACGGCGAGATCGTGGGCGGAAGCCAGAGGGAGGACGACTACGAAACCCTCCTCGGGAGAATCAAGGAACATAACCTTCCCCAATCGGCCTTCGAGTGGTATCTCGATCTCCGCAGATACGGTTCGGTGCCGCACTCCGGTTTCGGCCTCGGGGTCGAGAGGACCCTCTCCTGGATTTGCGGGCTCGACCACGTGCGGGAGACGATTCCCTTTCCCCGGATGATCTACCGGCTCACCCCCTGA
- a CDS encoding nitrilase-related carbon-nitrogen hydrolase has protein sequence MKFTLALAQVDNVLADLKKNVQHHLEFIARAREGGADLVVFPELSLTGYSLKDSNWDVAIAAPGAGSQDAHPLRDIIRASSDISILLGCVEETAGFGIHNSALFFERQTVRSVHRKVYPPAYGMFEELRYFSPGDSVRAFDSILGRLGVLICEDLWHLPLPYLLAQAGAQVIIGIAASPTRLAGEGERIANARVNTEQHKAYARLLSSYVVFCNRVGIEDGVNFWGGSEVVAPNGEISVQAKLFEEDLVFATIDENEVRRARRFSRHFLDDNPRLVVSELERIVSARDR, from the coding sequence ATGAAGTTTACGCTGGCGCTCGCGCAGGTGGACAACGTCCTTGCCGATCTCAAAAAGAACGTGCAGCACCACCTCGAGTTTATCGCGAGGGCGCGCGAGGGCGGCGCCGACCTCGTGGTGTTTCCGGAGCTGAGCCTGACAGGGTACTCCCTGAAGGACAGCAACTGGGACGTCGCGATCGCAGCCCCCGGAGCCGGCAGCCAGGACGCCCACCCGCTCCGCGATATCATCAGGGCGAGCTCGGATATTTCCATTCTTCTGGGATGCGTCGAGGAGACGGCCGGATTCGGGATCCACAATTCCGCGCTGTTCTTCGAGCGGCAGACGGTGCGATCGGTTCACCGGAAAGTCTACCCGCCGGCCTACGGCATGTTCGAGGAGCTCAGGTACTTCAGTCCGGGGGATTCGGTGCGGGCGTTCGATTCCATCCTGGGCAGGCTCGGAGTCCTGATCTGCGAGGACCTCTGGCACCTGCCGCTGCCGTATCTGCTGGCCCAGGCAGGCGCGCAGGTCATCATCGGCATTGCCGCGAGTCCCACCCGGCTCGCGGGAGAAGGGGAGCGGATCGCGAACGCGCGGGTCAACACCGAACAGCACAAGGCGTACGCGAGGTTGCTGAGCTCCTACGTGGTCTTCTGCAACCGCGTCGGGATTGAGGACGGGGTGAACTTCTGGGGCGGGTCAGAGGTGGTCGCCCCCAACGGCGAGATTTCCGTCCAGGCGAAATTGTTCGAAGAAGATCTGGTCTTCGCAACCATCGATGAGAACGAGGTGCGCCGCGCGCGGCGATTCTCGAGACACTTCCTCGACGACAATCCCCGGCTGGTGGTGTCGGAGCTGGAGAGGATCGTCTCCGCGAGGGATCGGTAG
- a CDS encoding response regulator: protein MDEKKINILLVEDNKDFAKLVQVYLRRFDKDAFSVVWKENHAEAIAELETNQEIDIVLMDYFLPGKNGLEITKEMRKKNITTPVVFLTVNKDFDLAVDVMKVGIDDYLVKEEISSPVLPKTVLSVIEKRRLKDQLMGIEISRQRLQAIHETLARVIKDFETPLVEMKRTSGSLRAVLPPEIQKNFVKIIEENVARIADKLEKLRSLKVDRTIKYIKDIRMIDLS, encoded by the coding sequence TTGGACGAAAAGAAAATCAACATACTCCTTGTCGAAGACAATAAGGATTTCGCCAAGCTGGTGCAGGTCTACCTTCGCCGGTTTGACAAGGACGCATTTTCGGTCGTATGGAAGGAAAATCACGCCGAGGCGATCGCGGAGCTCGAGACCAACCAGGAGATCGATATCGTCCTGATGGATTACTTTCTTCCGGGCAAAAACGGCCTCGAGATCACCAAAGAGATGCGGAAGAAGAACATCACGACGCCGGTCGTGTTCCTGACCGTCAACAAGGACTTTGATCTCGCCGTCGACGTCATGAAGGTTGGAATCGACGATTACCTCGTCAAGGAGGAGATCAGCTCGCCGGTGCTGCCCAAAACGGTCCTGAGCGTGATTGAAAAACGCCGCCTGAAGGACCAGCTGATGGGAATCGAGATCAGCCGGCAGAGGCTCCAGGCGATTCACGAGACCCTCGCCCGCGTCATCAAGGATTTCGAGACCCCGCTCGTTGAGATGAAGCGGACTTCCGGCAGCCTCAGGGCGGTGCTTCCGCCGGAAATCCAGAAAAACTTCGTGAAAATCATCGAGGAGAACGTCGCGAGGATCGCCGACAAGCTGGAAAAGCTCCGCTCCCTCAAGGTCGACAGGACGATCAAGTACATCAAGGACATCCGGATGATCGATCTCTCCTGA